The DNA region TGGTTATGTACATATTGAATTTGCAAATCTCATCTCTGGTGTACATTAACCCCTATTAGTCTGGTTGCTTAATGTGCAGATAAGTTTTGGGGCTTATTTGCAATTTAACTTCCTTCTGTATATTAAGCACAGCCCATACTTCTGTTTACTTTTCACAACCCAGATTCATTCACACATGGAAATAACCTGCATATCCAGCATCCTGGCAGAGAATCAGCCCTTCTGTTTGAGAGatcagtgtccctgctgtctgAGAGAGAGCAGGAATTAGGTGTTTGTAAGGTGCTCCTTCCTttgagggagctgcaggtgtcAGAAGAGCAGCAGGTTTATTTACCTGCacttattttctttgccttaaGCTCACAGTGAAGCTGGAATAGAAGaggcagattttattttttcctccccagactAAACCACATCTCTGAACCCGAGCTAGAAGcactttctgtttgcttgtgGCAGTTCCAGTCCTGCTGAAGGCCTAGAAGGTGCAGCCACtgaaacacacacagctggTTATTGAGGCAGAGGTTGGTGTGGCAGGAGACAAGTTGTTGGAATAAACACAGCTGTGTTTTTTCCACCTCTGTCTGCCCATTTACTGTGTCAGTCAGCCACAGACCCTGGCTGTGCAAAGGCACAGGGTaaatccctgtccctggggaagCTCTGGGACTATAGGATCCACTCTCAAATTTCACCTTGGATGCGGTTCACTGTTGTTTGAATCAAATAAAGCTGTGGTTATACCTATTACAGGGAATGGTTAGAGCTTATTAATAGTGAGGGAAACAACCTGCCATGGGATATACAGTCAATTTACAATCAGTTGTGCTTTCGAATGTTTAATTGCTTACAGTTCTGCCAGGACAGGCTTCAGTGCCCCCAGGTTAAGGTTTCAGATCAACCCTCTGAGTTCCCTGTGAGGAATTTTCCCTTTGaataaaagaaactttttatCTCCATCACTCTAACAGAGAAGCTCTCAAACTGATTTTGTTCATGTTCCCAACTCTGGGCAAAGCCACAGCCACCAAATTCTACAGTCCAGGGTTTCAGAGGGAACAGTGGCCTTGtttccaggagagcagcctgAAACACAGACTGCCCCCAGGCAACCAGGCCCCAGGGATTGGGCAGCTCCCGGAAGCAGCTCGTGTTCCAGCACTGGAGCagttcccactgctgctctgggtgaagCACAGCTTTACTGCCAGGCTCAGGCTAATGGGCACAGCTGACCCTGATTTTCACTTCAAAAAGAAGCTGTAGTTGGAATGATTTAGAAAGGCAGGATTTTCTATGCAGTCCCAGGGTTTGTGCAGGCAAAAAGATCTGCGTTAGATTAATTCTGCTGGATCCCTGGTGGTGTGTGGAGCTCCCACCCATCTTCCAGGGCATAGAAAACCCTCACAGCTTTAGCACACAAGCAGTGCCACTTGCCACATGCCAATAGCACAATAAAAGGGCCGGTTCAAGCCACAAGATGAGAGGCTCAGGGGAAAAAGTAGCCTTGAGTTATCTGGATGCAGAAGAGAGAATTCAGCACCTGTGGCAATGAACAAAGCCAGGGCCTGTTATCAGCTTGGACTGGTGCCACCAGCAGAGACAATCTGCTGTTTCCAGTGTGCCATTTCAGTTGAAGCTGTTTGGACCTAACCTGGGAATACAATGCTGGGATTATCATCACAGCAGCCTTGGGAAACAGGGTTCTCTTCCTGAAATTCAGAGCAGTTTTTGCAATAAAACAGATCAAATTGCATCCTCCAGTTCCCTTTTTGCAGCCATGCCTGGGagggacacacaggacacaataaaattctctttcctGGCATCTCGTGTACCAATGACCATTGTCCTACCAGTACTTTGCAGGGGGAGTTGGCTTCCCTAGTTCCCAGGCAGCCCAATTTGggttttcccccagttttttaATTAAGCTGAAACCAATTTCACTTCTATGAACTGGTGGCCACATTCTGCTCCCAGGTACTgatgaaaatgcagaattaatcACTTGCCTGTCAGCACTGGGTGGAACCCCCAACCTCCTCATACCCACAGAGCAAATTTCCATCAAGCAGGAACTCCTGGCCATTTACTGAAGGGTGATTGAGGAGCTCAGAGCACCACACAAGTTCCCTAAGtggagggagggaaaacaaaaagagatcTTGTTCTTCTTCTGAGGCACAGATTGTTATCATATCACAAAAGCCAGCAGCTGAAAAGATTCCAGCCAGGAAGCACCATGCTTTGAGAACAGGTTAGACTGCCTGTCCTTCCCTGGGAGACTGACACCCAACGGGATGGGGGTGGAAATGAGTTCTCCTGACTGCTGGGCTCACAGCCATTATCAGATGCTGGAGTGTTTTACATACGTCCTTCTCTGTGGGCTCCTCTTGTCATTCCCCAGAACacgtgcaggagcagctgcattCAGCTGTGGTGTCAGATGAACGTTCCCTTGAAAACccagaaagcaaaaaacacccccaaCGACAGCAGCTCGACGTTGAGTGGCAGAGGTAgtattttattggttttttttgagcATCCCTCCTCAAGGACACTAAATTTAGAGTTTGTAAAACATCactaaatgaaaacaaaacattgccgataacaaaaatgcaaacctgctggaaaggaaaatgcagcagcattCAAGTATCAGAAAACATGGGAGCTAAAGTGCTTGAGAGAATTTCTTAACTATGCAGAGTCTGAAGTCAGTGTTCCCCtagaaatgctatttttaaaacagcacTTGCCTGGCTGCATAGGATTTTTCACCAATCTATAGCAGGATAACACTACTAAGCCAGAGCCATTACCCCAAAGGGCTAGGAGcaacacatttctttttatccctcatactaaaataaattatattcaaAGAAACACATTATAAAGTTCAGGCAGCTGAAGCTGGACTTCAGGGAATGTGACAGAACGGATTTCTCATGCAGTGAAGTCGCTAGCATGGCCTGAAGCTGAACAAAGCTTTGGTGGGATTTATAAAGTGCCGTCTTTTAGTGTTTTTTTGCCTGTCTTTAGtagtgtttttttttcacaccaGCACCGGGGTtgtgagttaaaaaaaattctgaagtaaCAGACCAATTTTCAGTGGATGCTGGAGCCAGACAGACATTGCACAGTGCACACAGATAACGTTAAAAAACTACAAACAAATcgaacaaaaaaaaccccaagccccaAAACCTAACCCAGTTATGGTAAAACGTTTCatccttaaaaacaaacacccaCCAAGCACCAAGAGCAAATCAGAAAGTAACATCTGCCTCCCGGTCCCCTGGCTTGTCCCAGCAAGGATGGATACTACGTAATTCAAGCTCAGCAGCAATGGTTGAGAGCCTGAGCCTGCAGGCACTCAGTGCAAAACTCTCACAGCATTCAGCTCCATGGGAGTGATCCAGTTTTCACCAAAGCCAAAGGGAACTCCCTACAGGCTTCAGCCAACTTTGGATTAGCCCCATAGATTGACAGAGGGAGCAGGACCTTGCTTTACAGTCAGTTTTTCTATCCAGCCACAAAAGCCACCCCCTGAAAttcctggaggggttttttcAACCTTCCCCCCCCACGCATGCATTTAACATCCATTACAGTTAATAGCAGTTACACATGCAGATCGATGGGAGAAAAGTCCCAGTCGAGAGGAGTTACTGGAAGTAAGAAAAGAAACCCAGTAGAAATGCTGAGAATTGCTAAGGACCCAGCTCCCTCGAGTGAATCCCTGTTTTGCTGGCTGGCAGGCGTCCTGCAGGAAGCTCTATGGTGTGTGTttgggtgtgcagggtgtgtgaCGTGGGGCGAGCCAGCGGTGCCGTTCTGCCACCTCCATCTCCCAGCTGTTCTTTCTGCCACCTCCATCCCAGCTGTTCTGCCACCTCCATCTCCCAGCTGTTCTTTCTGCCACCTCCATCCCAGGGAGTGTCCGAGCACCGGCTGCCCTCACTTGGGCGCGGCAGCGTTGGTGAAATCGTCCTGTGCCATCGTGGAGGCcggcagggaatgggaatggtcTATCCTGaactcctcctccagccccccggGCGCCTTGGCCGCGTCCCCCCGGGCTGCGGGCTGGCCACTGTCCGTGCCgcccccctccagccccaggatcTGTCTCTGCACCAGCTTGGAATAAAGGCCTCCTTCTTCCATCAGCTCCTTGTGCGAGCCCTGCTGCACCACGCGGCCCTTGTCCAGCACAATGATGTTGTGTGCCCTCTCCACAGTGCTCAGCCTGTGAGCTATGACAAGCACCGTGTGGTTCTGCAAGTCGCCGTAAATCGCCTGCTGAATCTGCGGGGAGAAAAGGCGTTAGTGCCCGGccactgggacagcagcagctttgtggGCTCTGGCCAGAAAGCTCTGGCCAGGGGATgagttctgctctgctctccgcagcactgccagcaccagcatgcccagcccagctccaggctgcagcccaaAGACCATCTCAGTCCAGCCAGGTCTGATCCTGCAAGATGGGGACTTGTTACAGCTGGGCCCCAGATTTGGAGGCCACGTGGTGCTGGCAGAGACTGCAGGAAGCCAATACCTGGTGAATGCAGctgctcagaaaagcagaaattttttcCTTAGTGTATCAAGGCAAGGCAAGagaaggtttttttccagtcaagAGACAATAGCACTGACGTCTAAAGGCAGGCAGGTGGCCATCAGGAACATGTCACATTGACACCCCTGGGCAGCCAAAACCAACCCTGGGCTGGCATCAGGTACCACACCCGTGACTGAGGACCTGTGAGGCAGCAAGCTGCTCCAAGGTCAGACActtgtgctgccccagcaggatTTGTCCTCTGGGATTGGAAGCACATCCTCAAATCCCAACCTTgaacagcctttccctcatgtCATTGCATCAGGGAGGCCAAACTTCCAGACAGATAAACCAGTTCACAGGATGCTCAAGGCTTCTCCTGCAAGTGTGACTTCCTTTGTGCCTTGGCTGGGATTTGAGCTCAGGCACTCCTACTCTCCTTGCTGCAGCACCATTTTATAGGCTCTTCCTCTGTATCCTGTCCTAAAAGGCTGCACAGACTCCCTGCATGCCAATTAACACCTTCcacattgaaaaaaatcagcaaagatCCTTACCTCATCAGGTTTGTCAGGCATTGGCTGCTGTGAGCATGGAATTATTCCTTTCCTGGTGGCTACAAGAGCATCGGAATCAAATTCCTGCTACGGAATTTGCGCTTTACTCAACCCTCTGATGGCACCATATCAAGAATAAGTTTGTCCACTGGCTGGAAACTGAGGCTACAGTCTGTCCTCCAAGCCCTCTTTGTCCCAAGCAGCCAGGGcaccctcccagccctctctctgtccctggcagccagggcaccCACTCACCGCGTGCTCGCTCTCCGCATCCAGCGCGCTCGTGGCTTCATCCAGGATGAGGATGGGAGGGGCTCTGATCAGAGCCCTGGCAATCGCCACTCTCTGCTTCTGCCCCCCCGACAGCTGAGCTCCTTTTTCCCCTGCCTCTGTTGGGTcaagggagagagaaggggtCAAAATGAAATGCCAGAGCTGGACATGCAGCTGGCAGGCCCAGCAGCGGGTGGGTGGTACCTGTGTGGTAGCCGTCCTGCAGCTCGGTGATGAAGTTGTGGGCGTTGGCCTTCTGGGCAGCCTGGACCACGGACTCGAAGGAGGCTGAGGCCAAGCCATAGGAAATATTGTCTGCAATAGAGCGGGCAAACAGCACGGGCTCCTGGCTCACCAGGGAGATCTGCAGGAGgcaaagggagaggaggagtcAGGAGCAGAAGATGCACTGCACGGTATCTCTGACCATTGATATTTGTTCCTGCTATAGATATGATATGTAGATAGTCCAAGATATAGAAATGTCATTAGCCAAGATAGAGAAGTGCTCAAGGTGAGCTTCCAGTGAGGATGCCAATGTCAGGGTGCATGGTTTGCATCTTCTGCTGGAAAGCCATTTTGCAGGGAAGAAACCTGATGCAATGGGACGTTGGCATCTGGGATGGGCTTCACCCTCCTAAAgcctgctgtggttttgttccAGGTCTGTTATTCCCATCactgtttgcttttcccagaATGGAAAACCAGTTGCTGGGGTAAGTCAAGCTGGAGAGACCCTCTCCCATGCCCTTGCTGATTTTCCTTTCAAGGCCAGTAGTCACACTTGGGCCGTGTGAATGAGCCCTCTTGCATCTTTTAATCCCAAATGAGCAAGTTAGGGAGGTAACTGCTGCAATTCCCTAATTGCTTAGCAACAGTCTCCCTGTCCTGCCATGGCTGTTCACTGTCACGTTCAGCTGCTTTATCAAACCTTGATACTGGAATAAATCAAACCTTTCAAACTAGTACTCAGAATTGTGCATGAGAGAGCCAGGGAGACACGGTCATATTTTAATTGATTTCTCCCCATGCCCCTAACACCACACCAGGCTTTCTAAACTGAAAGATTTGCTTGGCCTTTGATTTTCGCTCTGTACGGGCAGGGAATGTAAATTAGTCACAGTGACTTTGGCTTTCCAGCCTGTCTCTGATCAATTGTTTTCAGGTTTTCCTGCTGACTGCTGAGGCCATTTGCTCTGGGGGCAAACAAAGGAGGCAGTTACTTGCAGAGATGAAGGCTGATCTGTGCTGACACACAGATGAGAGCTGAGGGGCCCAGACCCCTCTCCTAGGCAAAGCACCAGCCCTTCtggtgctccagctgctgccaggatcCTGAGAGGTTTAACTCCCCATTAGCTGAGAATTACTCTAAGATTTTAAGGCAGAAATTGCTGGAGGAATACGAAACTCTTTTTCCAAACCCAATTTAGATGATAATTAATCCAACAGCCAAAAACATATTTCTACTGTGTTGgccaaaaaataccaaacaaaagttgttttttgttctgcttttggaaggcttccccttccccttgaAACCACCCTCCATCCCCTTCCTTTCCGCCCCCACAAATCATCCAAATTCATTTCTTGGACCACTTCCAGCCTCCAGCTTTCTGGACATTTCTGGAGCTGCCAGATCAAATCCAAAGCAACGTGCAGCGGTGCCATGCAtcccctcagagccctgcaggtggcAAGTGGGCCAAGCAGAGCACAGGTATCCCAAGCAGAATACAGGTATCAGTGGCTCGTACCACGGAGTGCAGGTACTTGTGATCGTACATGTTAATGGGACGcccatccagcagcacctgcccgTCCTGCAGGGGGTAGAAGTTCTCCAGGATGTTGACACAGGAGCTCTTCCCACTCCCTGAAGGACCCACCAGCGCTGTCACTTTGCCAGGGTGCAGGGTGAAGGACACGTCCTGCAACATGGATGGGAGAGCATGCTCAGGTCCAGCCTTTTCTCAATGTCCTGGGGCACTACACAAGAGAAGGAGCCAGAATCTGGCCAGAGTACCCCTCTGCCTTGGTGATGTGCCACATCAGCCATTTCTCCTGGCTCTGAGGAAGCAAAAAGCCTCCAAATTGCTTCAGATTTGCCTGCTGATGTAGCTGGTCCTCTAAAAAGCAATCTGACCTCTTTGCTGCTTCCCCCTGTCTCAtgatcccagcccctctcccacgGAAACAGTCTGAGGCAGCTTGGCACACAGCCCTGTACCACGCTGACATGTTTAATGCCTGAGCAGGGAACAAGGCTTTTATTAATAAATCTCATTCCTTGTAAGGAAGGCCGGCCCTAAACACCCGCTGCTCCTTTTAATCTGTTTTCCAGCAAGCACTGAGCCTGCCTTCACCCATCTCTGACAGGCAGCTGACATCCCCACGGGCTGGGCTTTGCTCCTGgccaggatggagcagcagcacgtggtgctggcagtgcccagtgcccacGGGGCTCACCTGGAGGACCTGGGTGGCAGAGCGAGTGCGGTAGGAAAAGGTGACATTCCTGAACTCCACCTTGCCCTCCACGTGATCCGGGGCCAGGGAGCCGTCGTGCACCATGGTGGGCTGGCGGTCAATGAACTCAAAAACCTTCTCAGCAGCTCCCACGCCCTGCATGAGGCCGCTGTACACGGAGCCGATGGACTGCAAGGGAAGAGGCAGCGGTGAGACCCTCCCAGGTGATGGGGAAATCAGCCAGTGCCACTCCAAAGGGGAATGGCTGAAGCATTCCCAAGTCTCCCATCGCCTGACATTGGCTGCAGGCATCAgacacagggaaggaaaactcTCCCTCCTCTCTTGGGTATGGAAGGGATACATGGACAGCCCAGGGAAAGGGTGTTTTTCAATATTaaacccagagctgcagaacagTTTGTACTGAAACTGCCCCTCCTACCAGGAGGcggaaaacccccaaaccaaactaaaTCCACACCAAAACCACAGCCTGGAAaccccagcagaggctgcagtgatCTGAGCAGATGGTGAGAGCCAGGcaagctgcctccagctctgctctgcccctgcacagAGGCTGAAGCACCACCAAAACCACACTTGGCTGTGAGGAAACCTCGACTGGATCATTCCTGCCTGGATTAGCCAAGTTTATGCCTCTGCAAGGGGAAGGCAGCCCTGGGTGGGCTCTACCATCCCACCCACAATCCCATCTTGCTAATGTGCTGCCAACGCAGCAGCTTGCAGCCTattccagggaaagggggaaaaaaaagtaatataatTAAGTTCTTAATGAAGCCTGAAATTTAACAGGCAGCTTTGTAATCCCTTCATTCTTCACACCAGGAAATGTGCTtggcaggcagccagggctctgcccttcagcagggccagcctgaCCCCTCTGGTCCTTTTTGGGGGACAAGCTGCTTCAGGAACATGAAAGTTGTGAGACCACAGCAGGGGAGGAATGGGGAGCAGAGGCGAGAATCCCCcctctggcagtgccacagaacCAAAGAAATGAGTCATGGGAAAGTCAGCACTGGATCTATCCCTGCAACTGCCCTGGGACCTTCTGGGAGATAGAAGAGGTAGCCCAGAGCAcggggaggccctggcacaggttgcccagagaagctgtggctgccccacccatggaagtgtccaaggccaggttggatgaggcttggagcaaccttgGAAAGTGAGGAGGAtgatgtccctgcccaggcagggagctggaatgagatgggctctaaggtcccttccaacccagcccaTTCTGGGGTTCCCTGCTAAAACTGACTCACCTCCATGCAGTCCCCCAGGACAAACTCATAAATGATGAAGGATATCAGGTTTCCACTCGTCATTTGCCCAGAGATCACGAGGTGCCCTCCGTAGTAAAGGATGCTGACCTGGACCACGAGCAGGGtcagctgaaagcagaaaacaccCCAGAATCAGCAAGGACAAACGGATATTTCGGTGCATTTGTCATTATTCACACAATGGCTCAAACTTCGTGTGCTGACATTTATTCTTTGAGTCCTGAGCTGAGGATCCCTGACAGTGCAGCTGACAGCCCTAGGAGAGAgcatggaaatgagaaaaacaactCAAGTACATGGGCTGATTTAAGGAGCTGGGCAGATATCTTTCAACAAAACAAGTCCCGAGGGACAGCAGCCAAGGAGGCAGAATTTATCTAAAATAACAGAGCATCTCATGAACTTCTCTCTTGGACTGAGGTCCTCAAGCATAATAATCTATGTTCAAATTATCCAAGGCATGCAGTCACCTCGCCACTAAAATAAACTTTCCGCTATACGAGTGTGacacattttaatttagaaCACAAAATCAAGCCAGGAGTTAATGCAGAATATCCTCCTTGCCTGTACAAGTCCCTGAAGCATAACCCCAGCTGTCACCTGAAGTCTGTGGGGGGTACCACCTACTCCAGAAAGGAGACAGATCAGCTCTGATGTGACAAAAATACCAGCCCCTTTTATTCAGCTGGTTTTGTTCCATGCTGCCCAGGTGCTCCAAAAAGCAGCAATGCCCTGGTGCCCTGTGGGACCAGAAGAGGTTGTAAATTCACACAGACAAaaatagagggggaaaaaacgCCTCCTCTATAGCTCTGCCATGATCTGATCTTAATCTCCTGCATTCCCTCCAAGACCCTACCAGGGCTGAGCTATATTCATTGTCTTCTTTCTACgtgagccctgcaggagcagtttTTGAGGGCTTTTGCCTTCTTACATTTGTCAGGATCAGTGTCAACCCAGCTCATGCTCCAGCTTCACCTGGGAGCCCAGAAACAATGCTAATAATGCTCCCATTTTGTTTCCAGACTTGGGAAGCCATGAAGTCTCTCACAGCTGCACAAAGGCACCGTAACTCACAGACCCTTCACCAGCGACTGCCTCGATCCCTGAACGTGCAGAGACAAGGGCAGCCTCGCGTGAGGGTTTTGCCCTGGAGAAATCCCAAACCATCCGGTGTTAAAcaatgaaaaagcattttgcaggggaaaaaaaaaaaaaaaagaaaaaagcccaaagccAAAGCCCAGCAGCCTCCCCCTGGCACCACCCACACACAGAAGATCTCGGTTCCTGAGCAGAAGCTCAACCAACGCCGCGGCTGTTCCCAGCCGGAGCCCCGGAGcggagctggcacaggcaggcactgcagcaccaCGCAGCCATGGGCTGCTCCACGACCTTCAGCTCCTATCAATTATTGCCCCATTTGAACTGGAAGCAGGGAAACAGGCAGCTCCATGGAatgacacagccctgccttggaGTGTATTTTTATCCATCCATTTTGATggataaaaataacaaatgatCGGGAGCCCGGGGATCactggcagcagaaagcagggctgggctctccaCACAGagttccctgggagcagaggagaacCACGTGTGCTTTGGGATCTGGAGAGACcaccctgcccatcccagccccacatAGGAAAGCCCTAGGGCCATCACCTACCCCACTGGACCAGACATAGTAGGTGTAAGCCATGGCCTCCCGCTTGTTGAGCTTGTAcacctgctgcagcttctgccaGTACACGTTGGCCTCCGTCTCCTCGTTGGCAAAGCTGCGGACGGTCTTCACGGCCGAGATGGTCTCCTCAGCCGTGTTGTTTGCCTTGGCCAGAGCGCTCTGCACATCCTTGGAGAgcttctgcaggcagcagggggaggcagagggagtTCAGCGGGTGCCAGGCTGCCCATGGCGCATCTCCCCACTTGCCCTGGACTCTGGGACCCCACCAGTGACTCCAGAGAGGAGAGATGGCAGAAGGACAGGCAGATGCGTGCAGGACATTCCACAGCCCAGCCATCTCTTCTATCAGACCTGAGATGCTTCCACTCCTGAGCATGAAGCAAGGTAAGAGCCCAGGCTACAACTGTCTGCCCACACAGGTTTAATGTCACCTTCCTGCCcccactgctggcagcaaaaCACTCCAGCATCACTCCCACCGGCTCCAAGGCCACCCACAAGCTCCTGGCTTCACAGTGAgaccagcccagcactgcagcaatgccagctgctcctgcctacCTGGTAGTACTTCCCATAGACATCCGACACCAGCATGATGATGGGGAAGCCCATGAAGGTGACCAGGGAGAGCTTCCAGGAGAGGCTGAACATGAAGAAGATGACGCCCGTGGCCTTCACCACGTTGCGCAGGAAGATGTTGATGTTCTGGGAGACCAGGTCGCTCACGATGGTCGTGTCCGACGTCAGGCGGGAGATGACGTCCCCTGCAGCAACGAGGGGTCGGggaaggggagagcagggacgTGTCACCACTGCAGGTCACTACCTATCTGTGTCCCACATCCCATGCCAGGGGCCAGATGGAGCTCCCCATCCAACCAGCTGGGGGTCTGAAGGGTGGCGTGGAAGGGGGGCAACTCTCCTCCACTGTGgatgcaaagcaaaacagaggagcTTGGATTGCTGCATGCacgaggagcaggaggtggcaccTGAAGGCACAAGCTACATCCCTGGGTCACCAAGGACAGCAAAGGGGACTGTGGCAGCATCCTGTGCTGGAGGGCAGCCCACAGGCCACACACAGtccacagcctggagctggccCGAGGGGCCTGAGGACATGGGACAGCTACTGAGGGATGAAGCTCTGGCGGTGCCTTTTGGTGGAGCTGAGTGTTACAGCCAGCAAACATCACACTGAGCTCCTGAATCCTTGGCCTGTGTTTGAGTCCAGCTGAATTCCCAAGCTTTTGTGTAAGTCCAGGGTTATCTGTATCCCACTTCCAGTAACatctctgctgccctcagctACCAAGGCACTGTGCAGTGACTGCTAAATACAGCAACAGCCTCAAAACTAAAAATACCACTGAGACTAAATTAAATGTGTGCAAGTTACACCAGAGTGGCACACATGGCCTGGGACTGGGACAGGACTGAACtggaagcagagaaagcaaCAAGCACACCCAGCAAGCCTCACACATCTGAGGTttcagggacaggagcagagctggagagcagcccacCAATAGGCACTGAtgggaggaaggaaatgggagttttgggggtgggaCTTCTGGATGCCAGGCTGATGGGTGTCAATGGGACATCCCCACGGTGGGAGGCAACAGAAAGGGAAGAACTTTCTGCCTCTATTTCTAACCACGAGCATGTGGGTGCTGCCTCTGGCTGCCCCCAGTCTGCTGTATGACAGTAGAGCAagccacagggaaaaaatctgggatggGATAGAGGGGTTAGAGCAAAtccaggggagaggggaacCAACCTGTGCGATTCTCATCAAAAAAACTCATCTCCTGAGACACCAGGGACCTGAAGAGGCAGTTCCGAAGGCGGATGTTCAGCCGGGCAAAGATGAGCGTAAAAACGCCGCCCCGGATACCTGCGGCAAATGAGCTAATTGCAGATAAGAAACGTTATAGAGCCATGGACACGAAACCCTCTCAGCCACACCAACACCCCCATGCCTGGCCAAgggcctgggcagtgctgacACCACTTATCACCAGCCCACACCTCTCCtgggtgccaccagcacagTGGTGGTTGGTCCTAACCATGGCAGTCACAAG from Camarhynchus parvulus chromosome 15, STF_HiC, whole genome shotgun sequence includes:
- the ABCB9 gene encoding ATP-binding cassette sub-family B member 9; amino-acid sequence: MRAWKAVASTLALSGADVVVTTLLYTHGQGGRNVLQDLRHFNIFNSLLDIWGGCLYRSCVLLGAAIGVATNTAYGPRRLRASRTFIAVVCLLMGIYMMVKLLLYSEVRKTIRDPWFWGLFAWTYVALAATFGLWQLLACVTSSREALGPSSESRAEVEESCDGSTPRDKREEAAGPTIHKLLSYTKPDAFFLGIASFFLLVAALGETFLPYYTGLAIDGIVVQKSMDRFSTAVLVMSLLAIGSSFAAGIRGGVFTLIFARLNIRLRNCLFRSLVSQEMSFFDENRTGDVISRLTSDTTIVSDLVSQNINIFLRNVVKATGVIFFMFSLSWKLSLVTFMGFPIIMLVSDVYGKYYQKLSKDVQSALAKANNTAEETISAVKTVRSFANEETEANVYWQKLQQVYKLNKREAMAYTYYVWSSGLTLLVVQVSILYYGGHLVISGQMTSGNLISFIIYEFVLGDCMESIGSVYSGLMQGVGAAEKVFEFIDRQPTMVHDGSLAPDHVEGKVEFRNVTFSYRTRSATQVLQDVSFTLHPGKVTALVGPSGSGKSSCVNILENFYPLQDGQVLLDGRPINMYDHKYLHSVISLVSQEPVLFARSIADNISYGLASASFESVVQAAQKANAHNFITELQDGYHTEAGEKGAQLSGGQKQRVAIARALIRAPPILILDEATSALDAESEHAIQQAIYGDLQNHTVLVIAHRLSTVERAHNIIVLDKGRVVQQGSHKELMEEGGLYSKLVQRQILGLEGGGTDSGQPAARGDAAKAPGGLEEEFRIDHSHSLPASTMAQDDFTNAAAPK